One part of the Eptesicus fuscus isolate TK198812 chromosome 20, DD_ASM_mEF_20220401, whole genome shotgun sequence genome encodes these proteins:
- the ARL16 gene encoding ADP-ribosylation factor-like protein 16 isoform X1 — protein sequence MCLLLGAAGVGKSLLVKRLQKLSSQDGKGDLGDPPSTRPTVGTNLTDIVAHRKITIRELGGCMGPIWSSYYGDCRSLLFMVDASNPTQLSASCAQLLGLLAAEPLAEAQVLILFNKTDLSCYMTVEEMKSLIRLPDIVACATQTITVADISARTGTGLTEVLRWLQDTHGAGR from the exons ATGTGTCTCCTGCTGGGGGCCGCCGGCGTGGGCAAGTCGCTGCTGGTGAAACGACTGCAGA AGCTGAGCTCTCAGGATGGGAAGGGCGACCTGGGCGATCCTCCCTCGACGCGACCCACG GTGGGCACCAACCTCACGGACATCGTGGCCCACAGGAAGATCACCATCCGGGAGCTGGGCGGGTGCATGGGCCCCATCTGGTCCAGTTACTATGGAGACTGCCGTTCCCTCCTG TTTATGGTGGACGCCTCCAACCCCACCCAGCTCTCCGCATCCTGCGCGCAGCTCCTGGGCCTCCTCGCTGCAGAGCCGCTCGCAGAAGCACAGGTCCTGATCCTCTTCAATAAAAC TGACCTGTCCTGTTACATGACCGTGGAGGAGATGAAATCGTTAATCAGACTCCCAGACATCGTTGCTTGTGCCACGCAGACCATCACCGTGGCCGACATCAGTGCCCGGACCGGCACGGGCTTGACCGAGGTGCTGCGCTGGCTCCAGGACACACACGGAGCCGGCCGGTGA
- the ARL16 gene encoding ADP-ribosylation factor-like protein 16 isoform X2: MGPIWSSYYGDCRSLLFMVDASNPTQLSASCAQLLGLLAAEPLAEAQVLILFNKTDLSCYMTVEEMKSLIRLPDIVACATQTITVADISARTGTGLTEVLRWLQDTHGAGR, encoded by the exons ATGGGCCCCATCTGGTCCAGTTACTATGGAGACTGCCGTTCCCTCCTG TTTATGGTGGACGCCTCCAACCCCACCCAGCTCTCCGCATCCTGCGCGCAGCTCCTGGGCCTCCTCGCTGCAGAGCCGCTCGCAGAAGCACAGGTCCTGATCCTCTTCAATAAAAC TGACCTGTCCTGTTACATGACCGTGGAGGAGATGAAATCGTTAATCAGACTCCCAGACATCGTTGCTTGTGCCACGCAGACCATCACCGTGGCCGACATCAGTGCCCGGACCGGCACGGGCTTGACCGAGGTGCTGCGCTGGCTCCAGGACACACACGGAGCCGGCCGGTGA